Proteins co-encoded in one Alcanivorax sp. genomic window:
- the urtC gene encoding urea ABC transporter permease subunit UrtC gives MRDSTFKSALSDRTAKTFMGVLFGATLLVTLLNQIFPPDSALHVSAYTVTLLGKYLCYALLALALDLVWGYCGILSLGHGAFFALGGYAMGMYLMRQIGDRGVYGNPELPDFMVFLNWSELPWYWQGFDQFWFAALMILLVPGLLAFVFGWLAFRSRVTGVYLSIITQALTYALMLAFFRNELGFGGNNGLTDFKDLLGFSLQSDGTRVALLMATAISLAFAFVLCRWITGSKLGRVVLAVRDAESRARFIGYRTEHYKLWIFTASAILAGLAGALYVPQVGIINPGEFSPLNSIELVVWVAVGGRATLYGAVIGAILVNYGKTVFTGIMPEAWLFALGGLFVAVTVFMPQGIVGLVGKYWPTVKQRLFGKGKTDDAPLTQGEQS, from the coding sequence ATGCGAGATTCAACATTCAAGAGCGCGCTGAGCGACCGCACAGCCAAGACTTTCATGGGCGTGCTGTTTGGCGCCACCCTGCTGGTCACCCTGCTCAACCAGATATTTCCGCCGGATTCGGCACTGCATGTGAGTGCCTACACCGTCACCCTGCTGGGCAAGTATCTGTGCTATGCCCTGCTCGCCCTGGCGCTGGATCTGGTGTGGGGTTACTGCGGCATCCTCAGCCTGGGTCACGGCGCCTTCTTTGCTCTCGGCGGCTACGCCATGGGCATGTACCTGATGCGCCAGATCGGTGATCGCGGCGTGTACGGCAATCCCGAACTGCCGGACTTCATGGTATTCCTCAACTGGAGCGAATTGCCGTGGTACTGGCAAGGCTTCGACCAGTTCTGGTTTGCTGCTCTGATGATATTACTGGTGCCCGGCCTGCTCGCTTTTGTGTTCGGCTGGTTGGCGTTCCGTTCCCGGGTAACCGGCGTGTACCTGTCCATCATCACCCAGGCGCTCACCTACGCCCTGATGCTGGCCTTCTTCCGGAATGAACTGGGCTTTGGCGGCAACAACGGCCTCACCGACTTCAAGGACCTGCTGGGCTTCTCCCTGCAGTCCGACGGCACCCGTGTGGCGCTGCTGATGGCCACCGCCATTTCGCTGGCGTTCGCCTTTGTGCTGTGTCGCTGGATAACCGGCAGCAAACTTGGGCGTGTGGTGTTGGCGGTACGTGACGCGGAATCCCGGGCCCGCTTTATTGGCTATCGTACCGAGCATTACAAACTGTGGATTTTCACTGCCAGTGCCATTCTGGCCGGCCTTGCCGGTGCGCTGTATGTCCCGCAGGTGGGCATCATCAATCCGGGCGAGTTCTCTCCGCTCAACTCCATCGAACTGGTGGTATGGGTTGCGGTAGGTGGTCGCGCCACGCTGTATGGCGCAGTCATTGGCGCCATCCTGGTTAACTACGGCAAGACCGTGTTCACCGGCATCATGCCGGAAGCCTGGCTGTTCGCCCTTGGTGGGCTGTTTGTGGCCGTCACCGTCTTTATGCCCCAGGGGATTGTCGGACTGGTGGGAAAATACTGGCCCACCGTCAAACAACGTCTGTTTGGCAAAGGCAAAACGGACGACGCCCCCCTGACGCAAGGAGAGCAATCA